In one Niallia taxi genomic region, the following are encoded:
- a CDS encoding ABC transporter permease — translation MNINQLIFRNLLKNIKHYYLYVFALIFSVCLYFAFVTLQYDPSMDAVEGTIKGGAAIRVTSILLIVIVAIFLFYANAIFIKRRSKEIGLFQLIGMTKDRIFWILGVENFILYFGALFIGTFVGFSFSKLIILVLFKITGVKGIAKLHFSTEALVQTILVFAVIYIFIMLMNYVFIKRQTILNLFRVTSSAESRVKNMSVFEIIIGIIGLTGIGLGYYVSSKLFDGDFQTMTELFGAMAFILGAVILGTYLFYKGSVSFLFNLVRKSKNGYLNINEVLSLSSIMFKMKSNSLLLTIITTVSALAIALLSLSYISYYSAEKNAETSIPANFSFGTSEEARLFTDQLTKNKIAYDETKIDVVIADINIGKILEADFNNLNFDPNMTTLAVVSENSIKGVDLEADETLFTNYDGALKKFMPMKNTGNVTLETKDKSIPLRLIGLDDVPVVSYKYTAGGMPTMIVDDIVYDKLSTNKNDKLQLASSTYFGVDINKSAEIDKANDIYHDLKLEEQDFSLSRLDMATTNKANMGLTMFIVGFLGLTFLITSGCILYFKQMDEGEEEKHNYTILRKLGYTKGDLLRGIQGKQLFSFGIPLAIGLAHSYFAVQSGWFFFGTAWTPMLTVMVVYTLLYSIFGLLSVLYYKKVINSAL, via the coding sequence ATGAACATTAATCAGCTCATATTTCGCAATCTCCTCAAAAACATCAAGCATTATTACTTGTATGTTTTTGCGTTGATTTTCAGTGTGTGCTTGTATTTTGCTTTCGTCACTCTTCAATATGATCCATCGATGGATGCTGTGGAAGGAACAATCAAGGGCGGAGCTGCAATCCGAGTTACCTCCATTTTGCTGATTGTGATTGTCGCAATTTTCCTTTTTTATGCGAATGCCATTTTCATTAAAAGACGCAGTAAGGAAATCGGACTGTTTCAGTTGATCGGCATGACGAAGGACAGAATCTTTTGGATTTTAGGTGTGGAGAACTTTATCTTATACTTTGGGGCGTTATTCATCGGCACATTTGTCGGCTTTAGCTTCTCTAAGCTAATTATTTTAGTACTGTTCAAAATCACCGGCGTAAAAGGTATTGCAAAACTTCATTTTTCAACTGAGGCATTAGTACAGACAATTCTTGTATTTGCAGTCATCTATATCTTTATTATGCTGATGAATTATGTCTTTATTAAAAGACAAACAATCTTAAACCTGTTCAGAGTAACTTCGTCTGCAGAAAGCAGAGTCAAAAATATGTCTGTGTTTGAGATTATTATTGGCATTATCGGTTTAACAGGAATCGGCTTAGGTTACTATGTTTCGTCAAAACTATTTGATGGAGACTTTCAAACCATGACCGAGTTATTTGGAGCCATGGCATTTATATTAGGCGCTGTCATCCTTGGCACCTACCTTTTCTACAAGGGCTCTGTCAGCTTTCTGTTTAATCTTGTTCGCAAAAGTAAAAATGGCTATTTGAACATTAATGAAGTGCTGTCTTTATCGAGCATCATGTTCAAGATGAAATCCAATTCGCTCCTGCTGACAATTATCACAACTGTGTCTGCACTTGCGATTGCCTTGCTGTCATTAAGCTATATCTCCTACTATTCTGCTGAGAAAAATGCAGAGACTAGCATTCCTGCTAATTTTTCATTCGGAACGAGCGAGGAAGCAAGGCTGTTCACAGATCAATTAACAAAAAATAAGATAGCATATGATGAAACAAAAATAGATGTGGTGATAGCTGATATTAATATCGGCAAAATTTTGGAGGCGGATTTCAACAATCTTAACTTCGACCCGAATATGACGACACTTGCTGTTGTGAGCGAAAACAGTATTAAAGGCGTAGATTTAGAGGCAGATGAGACATTATTTACAAACTATGATGGTGCATTAAAAAAGTTTATGCCAATGAAAAATACTGGCAATGTGACGCTTGAAACAAAGGACAAGTCAATTCCGCTGCGACTCATTGGTTTAGATGATGTGCCAGTCGTATCCTATAAGTACACAGCTGGCGGGATGCCGACAATGATTGTCGACGACATTGTTTATGACAAGCTCAGCACTAACAAAAATGACAAACTGCAGCTAGCATCGAGCACCTATTTCGGAGTTGATATTAACAAAAGCGCAGAGATTGACAAAGCGAATGATATTTACCATGACCTTAAATTAGAGGAGCAGGATTTCAGCCTTTCCCGTCTCGACATGGCCACAACCAACAAAGCAAATATGGGACTAACCATGTTTATCGTCGGCTTTTTAGGACTTACCTTCCTCATCACGTCCGGCTGTATTCTTTACTTTAAACAGATGGATGAAGGCGAAGAAGAAAAGCATAACTACACGATTTTAAGAAAGCTTGGCTATACGAAGGGCGACCTGCTTCGCGGCATTCAAGGAAAGCAGCTGTTCAGCTTTGGAATCCCCCTTGCGATCGGTCTTGCACACAGCTATTTTGCCGTCCAATCAGGCTGGTTCTTTTTCGGAACAGCTTGGACACCAATGCTGACTGTTATGGTTGTCTACACCCTTCTCTATTCCATCTTTGGGCTATTATCCGTCCTATACTATAAAAAAGTGATTAATAGCGCACTTTAA
- a CDS encoding ABC transporter ATP-binding protein, with protein sequence MKILEANQIQKSYGNKINKQEVLRGVSLSIEKGEFVSIMGASGSGKTTLLNVLSSIDKVSNGTIKIEGSEITGMREKQLAQFRKNKLGFIFQDYNLLDTLTVKENILLPLSITKTPRKEAESRFTRIANELGIYEIKDKYPNEISGGQKQRTSAARAFIHEPSIIFADEPTGALDSKSASDLLNKLSSLNETLAATILMVTHDPLAASYCSRVIFIKDGQIYTQLNKGEQDRQHFFQDIMKTQGILSGVQYEH encoded by the coding sequence TTGAAAATACTTGAGGCAAATCAAATTCAAAAAAGCTACGGAAACAAAATTAATAAACAAGAGGTGCTGAGAGGTGTCAGCCTTTCGATTGAAAAGGGCGAATTCGTCAGCATTATGGGAGCTTCCGGTTCTGGAAAAACTACCTTGCTTAATGTTTTATCCTCCATCGACAAAGTCAGTAATGGCACCATTAAGATTGAGGGCAGTGAAATAACTGGGATGAGGGAAAAGCAGCTTGCACAGTTCCGCAAAAATAAGCTTGGCTTTATCTTTCAGGATTATAATCTGCTTGATACACTGACAGTTAAAGAAAATATTCTCCTGCCCCTATCCATTACTAAGACGCCAAGAAAGGAAGCAGAAAGCCGCTTCACAAGGATTGCAAACGAACTAGGTATTTATGAGATAAAAGACAAATATCCAAATGAAATTTCTGGAGGACAAAAGCAACGTACCTCTGCAGCAAGAGCATTTATCCATGAACCGAGCATTATCTTCGCAGATGAACCGACAGGCGCGCTTGACAGTAAATCTGCTTCAGACCTGTTGAACAAGCTGAGCAGCTTGAACGAAACACTTGCGGCAACAATCCTGATGGTCACACATGACCCACTTGCAGCAAGCTACTGCAGCAGAGTCATTTTTATAAAAGACGGGCAGATTTATACACAATTGAATAAAGGCGAACAAGACAGACAACATTTCTTCCAGGATATTATGAAAACACAAGGAATTTTGAGCGGGGTGCAATATGAACATTAA
- a CDS encoding sensor histidine kinase, protein MIGKFISENISWIIMFLFLQAFSLIVAALDETIAFTSVLYTVFLSSLFFLLFLFWRYQKETPFYKTLTEREDNLDLSAIASPESPFEKIVSESLHQQTMLLKKEMLTNTVALEQEKDDLLSWIHEVKTPMTTLRLLIDRLEDKAMRGSLTYEWLRIHHLLDQQLHSKRLPFMQNDLYIEKISIEALLYDEIRTLQTWCIQKGIGFDVELSEAEVLTDSKWLSFILRQLLTNAVKYSEASDIVITSSIQHDQVCLQIKDFGIGIAKQDLSRIYEKGFTSTANHQNNHATGMGLYLAKRAADALHIRIEADSIQQKGTVFTLTFPKKNDFVHLLSR, encoded by the coding sequence ATGATTGGTAAGTTTATTTCTGAAAACATAAGCTGGATTATTATGTTTCTTTTTCTGCAGGCATTCAGTCTTATTGTGGCAGCACTTGATGAAACAATTGCTTTCACATCTGTTCTGTACACAGTCTTTTTATCCTCACTGTTTTTCCTGCTGTTTCTGTTTTGGCGCTATCAAAAGGAAACCCCGTTTTATAAAACTTTAACAGAACGGGAGGATAATCTTGATTTATCGGCTATCGCTTCTCCTGAAAGTCCATTTGAGAAAATCGTTTCAGAAAGTCTGCACCAGCAGACGATGCTGTTAAAAAAGGAAATGCTCACAAATACAGTCGCATTAGAGCAGGAAAAGGATGACCTTCTTTCATGGATTCATGAAGTGAAGACACCGATGACAACATTGCGCCTGTTAATTGACAGGCTGGAGGATAAAGCAATGCGCGGCAGCTTAACATATGAATGGCTGCGCATTCATCATCTGCTTGACCAGCAGCTTCATTCCAAACGACTCCCGTTTATGCAAAATGATTTATATATCGAGAAGATTTCAATAGAAGCACTTTTATATGATGAAATTCGCACACTGCAAACATGGTGTATCCAAAAGGGCATCGGATTTGACGTTGAGCTTTCAGAGGCCGAGGTGCTGACAGACAGCAAATGGCTTTCATTTATTCTTAGACAGCTGCTGACAAATGCAGTAAAGTACAGCGAAGCCTCCGATATTGTCATCACAAGCAGTATCCAACATGATCAGGTTTGTTTACAAATTAAAGATTTCGGGATTGGGATTGCCAAGCAGGATCTGTCTCGCATCTATGAAAAAGGATTCACCTCAACAGCCAACCACCAAAACAATCATGCTACAGGAATGGGACTATATTTAGCAAAAAGAGCGGCAGATGCTTTGCATATTAGAATAGAAGCAGACTCTATCCAGCAAAAAGGGACGGTATTCACGTTAACCTTCCCGAAAAAGAATGACTTTGTCCATTTGTTAAGCAGATAG
- a CDS encoding response regulator transcription factor, producing MFKILLIEDDVTLFAEVKDRLSQWSYEVFGITDFAKVMEDFNEVKPDLVIIDIQLPKFDGFHWCRMIRAKSKVPIIFLSSRDHPTDMVMSMQLGADDFVQKPFHFEVLIAKIQAILRRVYNYSLEQTEKKTWCNATLDYETNTVANENGTIELTKNEAFILRLLVEHKNKIVSRDTLIEHLWNDSRFISDNTLTVNVNRLRKRLDEIGIGRFIETKVGQGYIAIDGELS from the coding sequence TTGTTTAAAATTTTATTAATTGAAGATGATGTTACATTATTCGCAGAAGTTAAGGATCGGCTTAGTCAGTGGTCCTATGAAGTATTTGGGATTACTGATTTTGCAAAGGTAATGGAGGACTTTAATGAGGTGAAGCCTGATCTTGTCATCATTGACATCCAGCTTCCAAAGTTTGATGGCTTCCATTGGTGCCGTATGATTCGAGCAAAGTCAAAGGTTCCAATTATCTTTTTATCATCACGAGATCATCCAACAGATATGGTGATGTCCATGCAGCTCGGTGCAGATGATTTTGTCCAAAAGCCCTTTCATTTCGAGGTGCTGATTGCCAAAATACAGGCAATTCTCCGCCGTGTATACAACTACAGCCTCGAGCAAACAGAGAAGAAGACCTGGTGTAATGCAACCCTTGATTATGAGACAAATACAGTTGCTAATGAAAATGGCACAATTGAGCTGACAAAAAATGAAGCATTCATATTAAGACTGCTTGTCGAGCACAAAAATAAAATCGTCAGCCGTGACACACTCATCGAGCATCTTTGGAATGACAGCCGCTTCATCAGTGATAACACGCTTACTGTCAATGTTAATCGTCTCCGCAAACGGCTCGATGAAATCGGGATTGGCAGGTTTATTGAGACAAAGGTCGGACAAGGCTATATCGCCATTGATGGGGAACTGTCATGA
- a CDS encoding methyl-accepting chemotaxis protein — MLNKAESLESIIAIIPIMKIAIPIDLSIAICDKEKFIAYFPGDTIDLNIKVNQPLSKEEPLAVALSQKKTLKAFVPADYYGFEFTGTATPIVNNSNEVIGGIAVQVRRQTELREIVQQIQDSLSQANERIVKMTGSSDSLADSSQNLLHQSKQTEEEVNKSTEVLSLIKRVADQTNLLGLNAAIEAARAGEKGRGFEVVANEIRKFSKETVQSTQKINQTMEQIKEATNRMNLSIEKIASIGQSQADSVKEASAYMEKIQEMAVKLNQFANEL; from the coding sequence GTGTTAAACAAAGCAGAATCATTAGAGAGTATTATTGCTATTATCCCAATAATGAAAATAGCCATTCCGATAGACTTGTCGATTGCCATTTGTGATAAAGAAAAGTTTATCGCCTATTTTCCTGGGGATACAATCGATCTCAACATTAAAGTAAACCAGCCACTTTCAAAGGAAGAGCCTCTTGCTGTAGCATTAAGTCAGAAAAAAACACTCAAGGCTTTTGTTCCAGCCGATTATTATGGTTTTGAATTTACAGGCACAGCAACGCCAATTGTGAATAATAGCAATGAGGTGATTGGAGGTATTGCTGTACAGGTACGCAGGCAAACAGAGCTGAGGGAAATTGTTCAGCAAATTCAAGACTCCTTGTCACAGGCAAATGAAAGGATAGTCAAAATGACAGGCAGTTCTGATTCATTGGCTGATTCCTCACAGAATCTTCTTCATCAATCAAAACAGACGGAGGAAGAAGTTAATAAATCAACAGAGGTGCTGTCACTCATCAAAAGGGTAGCAGATCAGACGAACCTGCTTGGCCTTAATGCGGCGATTGAAGCAGCAAGAGCCGGAGAAAAGGGGAGAGGCTTTGAAGTTGTTGCAAATGAAATTAGGAAATTTTCGAAAGAAACAGTGCAATCAACCCAGAAAATTAATCAAACGATGGAGCAGATAAAGGAAGCAACAAACAGGATGAATTTGTCGATAGAAAAAATCGCATCCATTGGGCAGTCACAGGCGGATTCTGTTAAAGAAGCTAGCGCATATATGGAGAAAATTCAGGAAATGGCGGTAAAGCTAAATCAATTTGCAAATGAATTGTAG
- a CDS encoding YwbE family protein, with product MNGQNRKDITSGLTVEIVLKADQKTGKRTVGVVKDILTNSSFHPHGIKVRLTDGKIGRVQAIR from the coding sequence ATGAACGGTCAAAACAGGAAGGACATCACATCTGGTTTAACGGTCGAAATCGTTTTGAAGGCAGACCAGAAAACCGGGAAAAGGACAGTTGGAGTCGTAAAGGATATTCTGACGAATTCCTCCTTCCATCCACATGGAATTAAAGTAAGATTAACAGACGGGAAAATCGGACGAGTGCAGGCCATTCGCTGA
- a CDS encoding UPF0715 family protein: MEKVYMDSDLIGRSFICSLLSAIMLSLVSLFISTEFSFFMLAIFSFIFFLFYLFIATPLQIKLNQKPKSFSIVYLFTYILASAVVTALFMLYGQANPFTSVEFYIHVGMSAVIFWVFDSVLLQKKEES; encoded by the coding sequence TTGGAAAAAGTTTATATGGACTCCGATTTAATCGGCAGGTCTTTCATTTGTTCTCTTCTTTCAGCCATTATGCTTAGTCTTGTTTCTTTATTTATATCTACAGAATTCTCTTTTTTTATGCTTGCAATTTTCTCATTCATTTTCTTTTTATTCTATCTATTTATTGCTACACCGTTGCAAATTAAATTGAATCAGAAGCCTAAAAGCTTTAGCATTGTGTATCTTTTTACCTATATCCTGGCGTCTGCTGTGGTGACAGCTCTGTTTATGTTATATGGACAGGCGAATCCTTTTACCTCAGTGGAATTTTATATACACGTTGGCATGTCTGCGGTTATCTTTTGGGTGTTTGACTCCGTTTTGCTGCAAAAGAAGGAAGAAAGCTAA
- a CDS encoding PH domain-containing protein, whose translation MFKKIASDALGLSDVGSVIHPSDYDKVDADDYILHEDNEKIYFLIKSKSDEYCFTNRALVHLDGTSALSKKRSLKRYSYKEHAISDVLMETAGTIDLDVEIKFSMGSVPFSIDVHKNHIEAIKDLYKALIRISELTHENEISMEYAKESLQITSNTLVRASIQEGSVSDHFRHINDHVFNWLMNSRKKYNVKDFGFVFEKYINN comes from the coding sequence ATGTTTAAAAAAATCGCGTCAGACGCATTAGGTTTAAGTGATGTCGGCAGTGTTATCCACCCATCTGATTATGATAAAGTAGATGCTGATGATTATATCCTGCATGAGGATAATGAAAAGATTTACTTTTTGATTAAATCAAAATCAGATGAATATTGTTTTACTAACAGAGCGTTAGTTCATCTTGATGGAACGAGTGCTCTCAGCAAAAAAAGAAGCTTGAAAAGATATTCGTACAAAGAGCATGCAATTTCAGATGTGCTGATGGAAACAGCTGGAACAATTGACCTTGATGTGGAGATTAAGTTCTCTATGGGCTCTGTTCCGTTCAGCATTGATGTCCATAAAAACCATATTGAAGCAATCAAAGACCTTTATAAAGCGTTAATTCGAATAAGTGAACTGACACATGAGAACGAAATTTCGATGGAATATGCAAAGGAAAGTCTGCAAATTACATCGAATACTTTAGTGCGTGCGTCTATCCAAGAGGGAAGTGTTTCCGATCATTTCCGTCACATTAATGACCATGTATTTAACTGGCTTATGAATAGCCGCAAGAAATATAATGTGAAGGATTTCGGCTTCGTTTTTGAAAAATATATTAATAATTAA
- a CDS encoding alpha/beta fold hydrolase, whose translation MERTIRQRNNVKISGEGAKTIIFAHGFGCDQNMWRWTAPAFEKDYRVVLFDYVGSGQSDISKYDKDKYDSLQGYVQDVLDICDELQLEDAVFVGHSVSAMIGMMAAIERPESFDKLIMIGPSPCYMNKPPYFGGFEKEELHGLIDLLDKNYIGWAKGFAAMVMANEERPSLAQELMMSICSTDPVIARQFAIATFFSDYRHELQKVSVPALIIQCSDDMIAPAAVGEFVHQQIPNSTLKVMDAAGHCPHLSHPEKTVELIREYLEALL comes from the coding sequence ATGGAACGGACAATAAGGCAGCGCAATAATGTTAAGATTAGTGGGGAAGGGGCTAAAACAATAATTTTTGCCCATGGCTTTGGATGTGACCAAAATATGTGGAGGTGGACGGCTCCCGCTTTTGAAAAAGATTATCGGGTCGTCCTATTTGATTATGTTGGCTCAGGCCAATCCGACATTTCCAAGTACGATAAGGATAAATATGATAGCTTGCAAGGTTATGTACAGGATGTTCTTGATATTTGCGATGAATTGCAACTGGAGGATGCTGTGTTTGTTGGTCATTCTGTCAGTGCGATGATAGGAATGATGGCTGCTATTGAAAGGCCTGAAAGCTTTGATAAGCTGATTATGATTGGACCTTCTCCATGCTATATGAACAAACCGCCATACTTTGGTGGATTTGAGAAGGAAGAGCTTCATGGGTTAATTGATTTGCTCGACAAAAATTATATTGGCTGGGCTAAGGGCTTTGCAGCAATGGTCATGGCGAATGAGGAACGCCCCTCACTTGCACAAGAGTTGATGATGAGCATTTGTTCAACAGACCCTGTCATTGCCCGCCAGTTTGCAATCGCCACCTTTTTCTCGGATTATCGCCATGAATTACAAAAGGTATCAGTGCCTGCTCTTATTATTCAATGTTCTGATGATATGATCGCACCAGCAGCTGTCGGTGAATTTGTTCATCAGCAAATCCCGAACAGCACGCTTAAAGTAATGGATGCTGCAGGGCATTGCCCTCATTTAAGTCATCCAGAAAAGACAGTGGAACTTATAAGAGAATATTTAGAAGCATTATTGTAG
- a CDS encoding SpoIIE family protein phosphatase, translating into MDRQLDEVPCGYLLLSDEGEILSVNKRLLELLGYEHADLVNMHFHQILTKASRAFCQLYFFPLLKIEEKIEEMHFSLQKKDGTEVPALIFARRKTKEGRFTNECIIVPMLQRLEYESELLKARNIADDALKEAAATNAELTKVLEALKVKQEELVKLNKQNEEYQERITKELELAKSIQGISLSVPFCNEEISISAYYQSSTELSGDMYSFYKISPGKYGFIILDVMGHGISSALISMSLRSLFQMLIMKKASAAEIMRELDTQMHLLFRNGDGIKHYCTAIFLTIDTNKKEIEYINAGHPPAVWIGPNNEVTEFKATMPPIGMFEDLNFPQKSFSYQESGRLFLYTDGVTEAISSKALNLLLKEKEPSEMTKDKIVHFLELDEEMAIKVDDRCFLLIDL; encoded by the coding sequence TTGGATAGACAACTCGACGAGGTGCCTTGCGGGTATTTGCTGCTCTCAGATGAGGGCGAAATTCTGTCAGTTAATAAAAGATTGCTTGAATTGTTGGGATATGAACACGCTGATTTAGTGAATATGCATTTTCATCAAATACTGACGAAGGCCTCAAGAGCATTTTGCCAGCTTTATTTTTTTCCGCTTTTGAAAATCGAGGAAAAAATTGAAGAAATGCACTTTTCCCTTCAAAAAAAGGATGGGACAGAGGTTCCTGCCCTAATTTTTGCGCGTCGAAAGACAAAAGAGGGCAGATTTACGAATGAATGTATTATTGTTCCAATGCTTCAACGGCTTGAGTATGAAAGTGAGTTATTGAAGGCGAGGAATATAGCAGACGATGCTTTAAAGGAAGCAGCAGCGACGAATGCAGAGCTGACAAAGGTTCTGGAAGCGTTAAAGGTGAAGCAGGAAGAGCTTGTCAAACTGAATAAACAAAACGAGGAATATCAGGAGCGGATAACAAAGGAGCTGGAGCTAGCGAAAAGCATTCAAGGCATTTCCCTGTCAGTACCTTTTTGTAATGAAGAAATATCCATTTCTGCTTACTATCAGTCCTCTACCGAGCTGTCTGGTGATATGTACAGCTTTTATAAAATTTCCCCGGGGAAGTATGGGTTTATCATCTTAGATGTAATGGGCCATGGCATTTCATCTGCATTAATTTCCATGTCATTACGTTCCTTGTTCCAAATGCTGATAATGAAAAAAGCTTCAGCAGCAGAAATTATGAGAGAGCTTGATACACAGATGCATCTTTTGTTCCGAAATGGAGATGGTATAAAGCATTATTGTACAGCCATCTTTTTGACAATTGATACGAACAAAAAGGAGATAGAGTACATAAATGCTGGCCATCCACCCGCTGTATGGATTGGACCTAACAACGAAGTGACGGAATTTAAAGCAACGATGCCTCCAATCGGCATGTTTGAGGATTTGAATTTCCCCCAAAAAAGTTTCTCTTATCAGGAATCTGGCAGGCTGTTCTTATATACAGATGGAGTAACAGAGGCAATCTCTTCTAAAGCTCTTAATCTATTGTTGAAGGAAAAAGAACCTAGTGAAATGACAAAGGATAAAATTGTCCATTTTCTTGAGCTTGATGAAGAAATGGCAATAAAGGTCGATGATCGTTGCTTTCTGCTTATTGATTTGTAG
- a CDS encoding MFS transporter, whose protein sequence is MNKKYPVALWTLVIGAFAIGMTEFVIMGLLPEVARDVNSSIAAAGQLITGYALGVAVGGPILVLITYKMSQKNLLMLLMLIFILGNLMATIASSYGILMASRLLTSLAHGSFFGVGAIMAASLVEYSRRASAMALMFTGLTVANIIGVPFGTFVGQQFGWRSSFLIIAIIGFITLIGIYMLVPKPKERKNTDLKKELAVLKNKQLWLALLIAMFCFGSVFTLFTYITPILTDVTGFQSNAVSWMLVVFGLGVTVGNIVGGKLADWNINLSLQYILIVFILYFFVLYVLQFSMILMIPGIFIFGVLAFSMVPMLQFRILGLSAEAPTIASTLNQSAMNLGNAGGAFAGGLSVTYLPLHDLVLVAPIITVIGFILLFVQMRGVKAKAA, encoded by the coding sequence ATGAATAAAAAATATCCAGTAGCATTATGGACATTAGTAATTGGCGCATTTGCTATCGGCATGACAGAGTTTGTCATAATGGGGTTGCTGCCAGAGGTGGCTCGAGATGTTAATTCATCCATTGCTGCAGCAGGCCAGCTGATTACTGGCTATGCCCTTGGAGTCGCGGTTGGCGGACCGATTCTTGTCCTTATCACATATAAAATGTCACAAAAGAACTTATTAATGTTGTTAATGTTAATATTTATTCTCGGCAACTTAATGGCAACAATTGCTTCAAGCTATGGTATCCTGATGGCTTCTCGTCTGCTGACATCGTTAGCTCATGGGTCCTTCTTTGGAGTAGGAGCAATTATGGCAGCAAGTCTTGTGGAGTATTCCCGTCGTGCGAGCGCAATGGCATTAATGTTCACTGGCTTGACTGTCGCTAATATTATTGGCGTACCATTCGGCACATTTGTTGGCCAGCAATTCGGCTGGAGAAGCAGCTTCCTTATTATAGCAATCATTGGTTTTATAACTCTTATAGGAATATATATGCTCGTCCCGAAACCGAAGGAACGGAAAAACACAGACTTAAAGAAAGAGCTTGCCGTGCTCAAGAATAAGCAATTATGGCTTGCCCTATTGATTGCAATGTTCTGTTTTGGCAGTGTGTTCACATTATTTACGTATATTACACCAATACTGACAGACGTAACAGGCTTTCAATCTAATGCAGTCTCATGGATGCTCGTCGTCTTTGGCCTTGGTGTAACAGTCGGTAATATCGTTGGCGGAAAATTGGCTGATTGGAATATTAACTTGTCCTTGCAGTATATTTTAATTGTTTTCATTCTGTACTTCTTTGTTTTATATGTACTGCAATTCTCGATGATCTTAATGATCCCAGGTATATTTATATTCGGTGTTCTTGCCTTTTCAATGGTGCCAATGCTTCAATTCCGAATTCTCGGTCTTTCAGCAGAAGCACCAACAATTGCCAGCACACTGAACCAATCAGCAATGAATCTCGGCAACGCAGGCGGAGCATTTGCAGGCGGCTTGTCTGTAACATATTTACCGCTTCATGATCTTGTTTTGGTAGCACCGATTATCACTGTTATCGGCTTTATTCTTTTGTTTGTTCAGATGAGAGGAGTTAAGGCGAAGGCAGCTTAA